One segment of Fusarium oxysporum f. sp. lycopersici 4287 chromosome 15, whole genome shotgun sequence DNA contains the following:
- a CDS encoding hypothetical protein (At least one base has a quality score < 10) has translation MKGAFTKIFLAGQSRYIAALSLKEQRHWLDALLGG, from the exons ATGAAGGGCGCCTTTACCAAGATCTTTCTAGCCGGACAGTCCAGGT ATATCGCGGCCCTGTCTCTCAAGGAGCAGCGCCACTGGCTGGATGCTTTGCTAGGTGGCTGA
- a CDS encoding hypothetical protein (At least one base has a quality score < 10) produces the protein MIRSSSAEPAKPKRKGTRSVSTLTPVQLARKRANDREAQRAIRARTKEHIERLERELAELKGKQGRDQTVQELLRRNKAIEKELIRLKETMRVPTTSSPYSAPGLTPQQLSLPDGLLMSTVYDGNLSAGSDAIPSPRGSPFPGDYNSLPDYNSFPDYSQQYVPLSNNCVSLASTVSCTIPSSVSIPSSSADYGAGYIPNQRAHLYPPFQQQQLLKHQRHV, from the exons ATGATCcgatcatcatcagcagagCCCGCCAAACCCAAGCGAAAGG GCACCCGAAGTGTTTCTACCCTTACTCCCGTACAACTCGCCCGCAAGAGAGCCAACGATCGCGAGGCCCAGAGGGCCATCCGTGCCCGCACCAAAGAGCACATCGAGCGGTTAGAGCGCGAGTTGGCGGAGCTTAAGGGCAAGCAAGGCCGTGACCAGACCGTCCAAGAGTTGTTGCGCCGCAATAAGGCAATCGAGAAAGAGCTGATTCGACTCAAGGAGACTATGAGGGTGCCAACGACTTCGTCACCTTACTCTGCACCAGGTCTAACTCCGCAACAGCTCTCATTGCCAGACGGGCTCTTAATGTCAACAGTCTACGATGGCAACCTCAGCGCTGGTAGCGATGCCATTCCTAGCCCTCGTGGATCACCATTCCCTGGCGACTACAACTCCCTCCCCGACTACAACTCCTTCCCCGACTACAGCCAACAATACGTCCCTTTATCCAACAACTGCGTATCCTTGGCGAGCACCGTCTCCTGCACCATCCCCTCCAGCGTCTCGatcccatcatcatcagccgACTATGGCGCCGGCTATATCCCCAATCAGCGTGCCCACCTCTATCCTCCcttccaacaacagcagctcCTCAAGCATCAGCGCCATGTGTGA
- a CDS encoding hypothetical protein (At least one base has a quality score < 10): MSTASLMSRNHMAYQPAPGQIDASSFFKEAIDASPTPMEVGVGSTYIALPTQPAQFKNLGGETLQNILPSVMGDKKLNRRDHTRRQSQANEAFFKSSASGQAAGSPKPRKRGRKPKKQPEEQKVVGQQEKLDDDDPKDPRQRRVLKRNRIAANKCRLRKRGEALALASREEVMEDQSRYLMTCFDSLTVEIYYLKTQLLQHTECNCVLIQNYIANEAQKCVNRLVACSTAFDTYDNSLSPCDGSPNDASTAENLNMQSLNGGGFPPNPRISSRQGSSASEVADVRFDMMSLGPFQTATMPPDSMAFTQPVPPLSSTEYGPELSVYEGPREHQADEVAWDTYLHF, encoded by the coding sequence ATGAGCACCGCTTCCCTAATGTCTCGAAACCATATGGCATATCAGCCGGCGCCAGGTCAAATAGACGCCAGCTCATTCTTTAAGGAAGCAATTGATGCCTCCCCAACCCCGATGGAAGTGGGTGTCGGGTCCACCTACATCGCATTACCGACTCAGCCTGCGCAATTTAAGAATCTCGGAGGCGAAACACTACAAAATATACTGCCATCCGTTATGGGAGATAAGAAGTTGAACCGGCGGGACCACACCCGAAGACAATCACAAGCGAATGAGGCGTTTTTCAAGTCCAGTGCCTCTGGGCAGGCTGCAGGGTCACCCAAGCCAAGAAAAAGGGGCCGAAAACCCAAGAAGCAGCCAGAAGAGCAGAAGGTAGTGGGTCAacaggagaagcttgatgatgatgatcccAAGGATCCCCGCCAGCGCCGAGTGCTCAAACGTAATCGCATTGCGGCGAACAAGTGTCGTCTCCGCAAGCGTGGTGAAGCCTTAGCACTcgcttctcgagaagaagttaTGGAGGACCAAAGCCGCTATCTCATGACGTGTTTCGACTCTCTAACGGTCGAAATTTACTACCTAAAGACCCAATTACTGCAGCATACAGAATGCAATTGCGTTCTCATCCAGAACTACATCGCCAATGAGGCGCAGAAGTGTGTGAATAGGCTAGTCGCTTGCTCTACTGCCTTTGATACCTATGACAATTCGCTAAGCCCCTGCGATGGAAGCCCAAATGATGCTAGCACCGCCGAAAACTTGAATATGCAGAGTCTAAATGGAGGCGGTTTCCCGCCAAACCCGAGAATCTCTTCTCGGCAGGGATCTAGCGCCTCGGAGGTTGCAGACGTTAGGTTCGATATGATGAGTTTAGGACCATTTCAAACGGCTACTATGCCACCTGATTCGATGGCATTTACCCAGCCAGTTCCACCGTTGTCCTCCACTGAATATGGACCAGAGTTATCCGTCTACGAGGGACCGCGAGAACACCAAGCGGATGAGGTTGCTTGGGACACATATTTGCATTTTTGA